One genomic window of Corticium candelabrum chromosome 9, ooCorCand1.1, whole genome shotgun sequence includes the following:
- the LOC134185113 gene encoding kinesin-II 95 kDa subunit-like isoform X1, translated as MASKKSESVKVVVRCRPLSEKEIHEGNERIVDMDVPRGCIKITNPKTRHGEQPREFTYDAIYDWNSQQRELYDETFRVTVDSVLEGYNGTIFAYGQTGTGKTFTMEGVRTDSELRGVIPSSFDHVFKHIARSHDKVWQTFSRYFIDVNVLLTQQFLVRASYLEIYQEEIKDLLSKDQKKRLELKERPDTGVYVKDLSSFVTKGVKEIEHVMNVGNQNRSVGRTNMNEHSSRSHAIFIVTVECSETRDDGDNHIRVGKLNMVDLAGSERQAKTGTEGKLFNEAVKINLSLSALGNVIHSLVDGKSTHIPYRDSKLTRLLQDSLGGNAKTVMVATIGPADYNYEETLTTLRYANRAKNIKNKPKINEDPKDALLREFQEEIARLKSHLSNKGKKSKRRGHRGASAGNSEDAGGDEEEQDPGQSLKEQEAQLESEKQALLQNENIVAEERDKLVGELQQKQKLLQKKQEARDSLASKIQAMESKLLVGGKTIIDHTSEQERKMEEMQRTLAQQKIHELEIRQRLKKQEGDTDEVKGTFDTLQQEVDAKSGKLKQLYSLLQAQKGEITDLHDEHHRQREELEETQTELVKTLKLKQLILESFVPPDEKMKVFDRAYYDEDEEEWKLKPLARPESGPVMIKRPVSAVGNRRPVSEYARMAAALGGNPRYKTENVLLVELDMPNRTTRDYEGPTVAPRVQAALDAALQDEDELAIDAGASSLFLSQDRPKAKRNKKRRNVRATAASTDGSVKQQFPLARGWVATDKRFA; from the exons ATG GCTTCAAAGAAATCCGAATCTGTAAAGGTGGTCGTACGGTGTCGACCTTTGAGTGAGAAGGAAATTCATGAAGGAAACGAACG aATTGTTGACATGGATGTGCCTCGAGGATGCATCAAGATAACAAATCCTAAAACAAGACACGGGGAACAGCCGAGGGAGTTTACATATGATGCAATTTATGACTGGAA TTCACAGCAGAGAGAACTGTATGATGAGACATTTAGAGTGACTGTAGACTCAGTCCTCGAAGGATACAATG GAACTATATTTGCATACGGACAAACCGGAACAGGAAAGACATTTACAATGGAAG GTGTAAGGACTGACTCTGAACTGCGTGGAGTAATTCCCAGCTCTTTTGATCACGTTTTCAAACACATTGCTAGAAGCCATGACAAAGTATGGCAAACATTTTCACGATACTTTATTGATGTAAACGTGTTGTTGACACAGCAATTTCTTGTTCGAGCATCGTATCTGGAAATTTATCAG GAAGAAATTAAAGATTTATTATCTAAAGACCAGAAGAAACGACTTGAGTTAAAAGAGCGGCCAGACACAGGCGTGTATGTGAAG GATTTATCATCATTTGTAACTAAAGGTGTAAAAGAGATTGAGCACGTTATGAATGTTGGAAATCAAAACAGATCAGTGGG GAGAACTAATATGAATGAACATTCATCAAGGTCACATGCcatttttattgttacagTGGAGTGCAGTGAG ACTCGTGATGACGGTGACAATCACATTCGTGTAGGTAAATTAAACATGGTGGATTTGGCTGGAAGTGAACGGCAAGCAAAGACTGGAACTGAG GGAAAGTTGTTCAACGAGGCAGTCAAAATCAATTTGTCTCTTTCTGCATTAGGCAATGTTATTCACTCTTTG GTTGATGGGAAGAGTACGCATATACCTTACAGAGACTCCAAACTGACAAGATTGCTGCAAG ATTCTCTTGGCGGTAATGCAAAGACAGTAATGGTGGCTACAATT GGTCCGGCAGATTACAACTATGAGGAGACTTTGACAACTTTACG ttaTGCAAACCGAGCAAAGAATATTAAGAACAAGCCAAAGATCAATGAAGATCCTAAGGATGCTTTGCTTCGTGAGTTTCAGGAAGAAATTGCTAG ATTAAAATCTCATTTGTCTAATAAaggaaagaaatcaaaaaGACGTGGACATCGAG GAGCCAGTGCAGGAAACTCTGAAGATGCTGGTGGAGATGAGGAGGAACAGGATCCAGGACAATCTTTGAAAGAGCAAGAGGCTCAGCTTGAGAGCGAGAAACAAGCACTTCTTCAGAATGAGAACATTGTAGCTGAG GAGAGAGACAAACTTGTTGGTGAAttgcagcagaaacagaaactaCTTCAGAAAAAGCAGGAAGCACGTGATTCTTTGGCGTCTAAAATTCAA GCAATGGAAAGCAAGTTGCTTGTTGGAGGCAAGACAATTATAGATCACACATCTGAACAGGAAAGGAAAATGGAGGAAATGCAGAGAACATTAGCTCAACAGAAG ATTCATGAGCTAGAGATAAGACAAAGATTAAAGAAACAAGAAGGTGACACCGATGAAGTGAAGGGTACGTTTGACACACTGCAACAAGAAGTGGATGCTAAATCGGGCAAACTAAAGCAG CTTTACTCGTTGCTTCAAGCCCAAAAGGGTGAGATTACTGATTTACATGATGAGCATCATCGACAACGAGAGGAACTTGAAGAAACTCAAACCGAACTTGTCAAAACCTTAAAGTTAAA GCAACTAATATTGGAAAGCTTTGTGCCACCAGATGAGAAAATGAAGGTTTTTGATCGTGCTTATTATGATGAAGATGAGGAAGAATGGAAATTGAAGCCATTAGCTCGGCCTGAAAG TGGGCCAGTGATGATCAAACGACCTGTGTCTGCGGTTGGTAATCGTCGTCCTGTGTCTGAATATGCTCGCATGGCTGCCGCTCTCGGTGGAAATCCAAGATATAAGACTGAAAATGTACTATTAGTTGAACTGGACATGCCCAATCGGACAACACGAGACTATGAAGGTCCAACAGTAGCACCTCGTGTTCAAGCAGCTCTTGATGCAGCTCTTCAAGATGAAGACGAGCTGGCAATTGATGCAGG tgcttcttcgtTGTTTTTGTCTCAAGATCGACCAAAGGCAAAACGAAAtaagaagagaagaaatgtTCG
- the LOC134185113 gene encoding kinesin-II 95 kDa subunit-like isoform X2, which yields MASKKSESVKVVVRCRPLSEKEIHEGNERIVDMDVPRGCIKITNPKTRHGEQPREFTYDAIYDWNSQQRELYDETFRVTVDSVLEGYNGTIFAYGQTGTGKTFTMEGVRTDSELRGVIPSSFDHVFKHIARSHDKQFLVRASYLEIYQEEIKDLLSKDQKKRLELKERPDTGVYVKDLSSFVTKGVKEIEHVMNVGNQNRSVGRTNMNEHSSRSHAIFIVTVECSETRDDGDNHIRVGKLNMVDLAGSERQAKTGTEGKLFNEAVKINLSLSALGNVIHSLVDGKSTHIPYRDSKLTRLLQDSLGGNAKTVMVATIGPADYNYEETLTTLRYANRAKNIKNKPKINEDPKDALLREFQEEIARLKSHLSNKGKKSKRRGHRGASAGNSEDAGGDEEEQDPGQSLKEQEAQLESEKQALLQNENIVAEERDKLVGELQQKQKLLQKKQEARDSLASKIQAMESKLLVGGKTIIDHTSEQERKMEEMQRTLAQQKIHELEIRQRLKKQEGDTDEVKGTFDTLQQEVDAKSGKLKQLYSLLQAQKGEITDLHDEHHRQREELEETQTELVKTLKLKQLILESFVPPDEKMKVFDRAYYDEDEEEWKLKPLARPESGPVMIKRPVSAVGNRRPVSEYARMAAALGGNPRYKTENVLLVELDMPNRTTRDYEGPTVAPRVQAALDAALQDEDELAIDAGASSLFLSQDRPKAKRNKKRRNVRATAASTDGSVKQQFPLARGWVATDKRFA from the exons ATG GCTTCAAAGAAATCCGAATCTGTAAAGGTGGTCGTACGGTGTCGACCTTTGAGTGAGAAGGAAATTCATGAAGGAAACGAACG aATTGTTGACATGGATGTGCCTCGAGGATGCATCAAGATAACAAATCCTAAAACAAGACACGGGGAACAGCCGAGGGAGTTTACATATGATGCAATTTATGACTGGAA TTCACAGCAGAGAGAACTGTATGATGAGACATTTAGAGTGACTGTAGACTCAGTCCTCGAAGGATACAATG GAACTATATTTGCATACGGACAAACCGGAACAGGAAAGACATTTACAATGGAAG GTGTAAGGACTGACTCTGAACTGCGTGGAGTAATTCCCAGCTCTTTTGATCACGTTTTCAAACACATTGCTAGAAGCCATGACAAA CAATTTCTTGTTCGAGCATCGTATCTGGAAATTTATCAG GAAGAAATTAAAGATTTATTATCTAAAGACCAGAAGAAACGACTTGAGTTAAAAGAGCGGCCAGACACAGGCGTGTATGTGAAG GATTTATCATCATTTGTAACTAAAGGTGTAAAAGAGATTGAGCACGTTATGAATGTTGGAAATCAAAACAGATCAGTGGG GAGAACTAATATGAATGAACATTCATCAAGGTCACATGCcatttttattgttacagTGGAGTGCAGTGAG ACTCGTGATGACGGTGACAATCACATTCGTGTAGGTAAATTAAACATGGTGGATTTGGCTGGAAGTGAACGGCAAGCAAAGACTGGAACTGAG GGAAAGTTGTTCAACGAGGCAGTCAAAATCAATTTGTCTCTTTCTGCATTAGGCAATGTTATTCACTCTTTG GTTGATGGGAAGAGTACGCATATACCTTACAGAGACTCCAAACTGACAAGATTGCTGCAAG ATTCTCTTGGCGGTAATGCAAAGACAGTAATGGTGGCTACAATT GGTCCGGCAGATTACAACTATGAGGAGACTTTGACAACTTTACG ttaTGCAAACCGAGCAAAGAATATTAAGAACAAGCCAAAGATCAATGAAGATCCTAAGGATGCTTTGCTTCGTGAGTTTCAGGAAGAAATTGCTAG ATTAAAATCTCATTTGTCTAATAAaggaaagaaatcaaaaaGACGTGGACATCGAG GAGCCAGTGCAGGAAACTCTGAAGATGCTGGTGGAGATGAGGAGGAACAGGATCCAGGACAATCTTTGAAAGAGCAAGAGGCTCAGCTTGAGAGCGAGAAACAAGCACTTCTTCAGAATGAGAACATTGTAGCTGAG GAGAGAGACAAACTTGTTGGTGAAttgcagcagaaacagaaactaCTTCAGAAAAAGCAGGAAGCACGTGATTCTTTGGCGTCTAAAATTCAA GCAATGGAAAGCAAGTTGCTTGTTGGAGGCAAGACAATTATAGATCACACATCTGAACAGGAAAGGAAAATGGAGGAAATGCAGAGAACATTAGCTCAACAGAAG ATTCATGAGCTAGAGATAAGACAAAGATTAAAGAAACAAGAAGGTGACACCGATGAAGTGAAGGGTACGTTTGACACACTGCAACAAGAAGTGGATGCTAAATCGGGCAAACTAAAGCAG CTTTACTCGTTGCTTCAAGCCCAAAAGGGTGAGATTACTGATTTACATGATGAGCATCATCGACAACGAGAGGAACTTGAAGAAACTCAAACCGAACTTGTCAAAACCTTAAAGTTAAA GCAACTAATATTGGAAAGCTTTGTGCCACCAGATGAGAAAATGAAGGTTTTTGATCGTGCTTATTATGATGAAGATGAGGAAGAATGGAAATTGAAGCCATTAGCTCGGCCTGAAAG TGGGCCAGTGATGATCAAACGACCTGTGTCTGCGGTTGGTAATCGTCGTCCTGTGTCTGAATATGCTCGCATGGCTGCCGCTCTCGGTGGAAATCCAAGATATAAGACTGAAAATGTACTATTAGTTGAACTGGACATGCCCAATCGGACAACACGAGACTATGAAGGTCCAACAGTAGCACCTCGTGTTCAAGCAGCTCTTGATGCAGCTCTTCAAGATGAAGACGAGCTGGCAATTGATGCAGG tgcttcttcgtTGTTTTTGTCTCAAGATCGACCAAAGGCAAAACGAAAtaagaagagaagaaatgtTCG
- the LOC134184330 gene encoding uncharacterized protein LOC134184330, producing MQFLTFTLNTGVEVPISVGNSDGSPGGRYLHTAVSFPALSASGRPVVFYGGLDKHRHALGSVWHLEASRVQNEGLHWSSTGEGPRRCGHSSVSLGNNMLVFGGCNQTMCMNDVYSYNVVQRTWVEVKGTGKIPSPRGGHIAIAVEQANLMFIHGGMEMPMARGSHSNYSVFGDTYVFDIKTKMWQHLELTPPTSLTITHAASVFFQYSNYGRWVVYGIVGRNLDDLDKAVLAELTIQLSDGSITSGWEIKNESQFLQFPNGRMMTTLISFSTSTGDQIAYMIGGAESVKSSHHQFYDPLPDVWLLRQRDGSAKSEWIYVCATSEHPEPRAGQTVTVLDDGPIALFGGVEKKFSFGTTFASSVWQVTIKNRNVNSWKKTIPTSRLLAGVVGHSSVGVFLSTGESNDTAASGANTILTFGGFSRDTVSLENRITVVAPNLLYWHVWSPSKSQPSPCPRAFHSLVIHNLTLYLFGGLSDLSSMNSSALNDTWSLRWSESWKESKSIDQYWTQIVTNVSSPPGRFGHSAVTHYNEGMGEFVMLMFGGTDGMTVFNDVWQLSLSTLTWKQLVPSRVDQHAKTNSRIIRVFGHSASMIGHKMVVYGGCNHPHTNNFLSLTESLPSCPQSYVLGIVASFDTQSNRWTIVDIIGKTIPRYFHSALFQSSHLFIFGGLSGTGDLYDGTFAIRLGCNKGYEGNFPNGTCVPCPKGYYGSGGGKPCQKCDIHRATNGTAKASKTDCTICSNDACGGHGKCKFDENDKISCDCDALYGGTYCQTYTWYIVVTVGVPASLAAIYIGLHHVKRLYKLQQSKAIKYQRITDSFEKASCSINLDKEIKLEGTIGKGGYGIVKRGKYRHHADVAVKMLKPEDEDMKEVVLSFKNSLKKELECLRNLHHLNIAKFYGAGHDERTESIFLVTELVQPGSLHDVLHELGNDGHVQREFFVPLTDRVKVNFCMGICSALKYLRDEKLYIHWDLNPNNVLVSIDGEIKLIDFGVSKNIGEKPIISQLTKAHRNEAIYKERRTAHITQDEATPLVSSTSFRKRTKNCYLAPEFFRKNFTIQSDIYSFAILCWEIITRRHPSQHFTEEVDWYSTNEWNSGKANNVAKLCREDNPSRPNLDLIRGQNYDSNQNSQFEEKMREIITACWRSKPSSRWSYITISERLVDLEQFCPDTQDDEKRNFESQLQRLSEILQLKTEKKIPEATTTC from the exons ATGCAGTTCTTGACGTTTACTCTCAACACTGGTGTAGAAGTTCCAATAAGTGTGGGCAACAGTGACGGATCTCCAGGAGGACGGTATCTACACACGGCTGTATCTTTTCCAGCTCTATCTGCTAGTGGTCGTCCTGTTGTTTTCTACGGTGGtctagacaaacacagacatgcGCTCGGAAGTGTGTGGCATCTGGAAGCGAGCAGAGTTCAAAACGAAGGGTTACACTGGAGCAGCACTGGAGAAGGACCGAGAAGGTGTGGCCACTCGTCAGTGAGTCTCGGAAATAACATGCTAGTGTTTGGAGGTTGTAATCAAACTATGTGCATGAATGATGTTTATAGCTACAACGTAGTGCAGCGTACGTGGGTGGAGGTAAAGGGAACGGGTAAGATTCCCTCTCCCCGTGGAGGTCACATCGCTATTGCTGTAGAACAAGCAAATCTAATGTTCATTCATGGCGGAATGGAAATGCCCATGGCGAGAGGATCCCATAGTAACTATAGTGTGTTCGGAGACACCTATGTTTTTGACATAAAAACAAAGATGTGGCAACATCTCGAATTAACTCCGCCTACTAGTTTGACCATCACCCACGCAGcgtctgtcttcttccaatactCAAATTACGGTCGCTGGGTTGTGTATGGCATTGTTGGGCGTAACTTAGATGATCTCGATAAAGCAGTGCTGGCAGAGTTGACAATTCAGCTGTCAGATGGTTCTATCACAAGTGGATGGGAAATAAAAAATGAGTCGCAATTTCTACAGTTCCCCAACGGTAGGATGATGACTACTTTGATTAGTTTTAGTACAAGTACTGGAGACCAAATTGCCTACATGATAGGTGGAGCAGAAAGTGTCAAATCGTCACACCATCAATTCTATGATCCTCTTCCTGACGTGTGGCTGTTACGGCAACGTGACGGATCGGCAAAATCCGAATGGATTTACGTGTGCGCCACCAGCGAGCATCCAGAACCGAGAGCCGGACAAACCGTCACTGTACTAGACGATGGGCCTATTGCGCTCTTTGGAGGAGTAGAAAAGAAATTCTCATTTGGTACCACGTTTGCCAGTAGTGTGTGGCAAGTAACTATAAAAAACAGAAATGTAAACTCTTGGAAAAAGACGATCCCAACAAGCCGATTGCTAGCAGGAGTGGTTGGTCACTCGTCCGTGGGAGTTTTCTTGTCAACCGGTGAATCAAACGACACGGCGGCTTCTGGTGCCAACACAATTCTTACATTTGGTGGTTTCTCTAGAGACACAGTAAGTCTGGAAAACCGCATTACTGTTGTAGCGCCAAACCTTCTTTACTGGCATGTTTGGTCTCCAAGTAAAAGTCAACCTTCTCCATGTCCGAGAGCTTTTCACTCCTTGGTTATTCACAATTTAACTTTGTATCTGTTTGGTGGACTCAGCGACCTCTCTTCGATGAATTCATCTGCGCTCAATGATACTTGGTCGTTACGTTGGTCGGAAAGCTGGAAGGAGAGCAAAAGCATCGATCAATATTGGACGCAAATAGTAACAAACGTATCATCTCCCCCTGGAAGATTTGGTCATTCTGCTGTCACGCACTACAACGAAGGTATGGGCGAGTTTGTTATGTTAATGTTTGGGGGAACTGATGGCATGACGGTCTTTAATGATGTCTGGCAACTTTCACTGTCTACGTTGACTTGGAAACAGTTGGTGCCATCTCGTGTAGACCAACACGCAAAAACCAACAGTCGAATTATTAGAGTTTTTGGCCATTCTGCTTCAATGATTGGACACAAAATGGTAGTCTACGGTGGGTGTAACCATccacatacaaacaacttTCTTTCTCTTACTGAAAGCTTACCATCTTGTCCACAAAGTTACGTTTTAGGCATTGTCGCATCATTTGACACTCAGTCGAATAGATGGacaattgttgatattatTGGAAAAACAATTCCTAGATATTTTCATTCCGCCCTGTTTCAAAGTAGTCACCTTTTCATTTTTGGAGGCTTAAGTGGCACTGGCGATCTTTACGACGGAACTTTTGCCATTAGGCTTGGTTGCAACAAAGGCTACGAAGGCAACTTTCCAAATGGTACATGTGTTCCTTGTCCTAAAGGATACTATGGCAGCGGTGGAGGAAAACCTTGCCAGAAATGTGATATCCACAGGGCGACGAATGGTACCGCAAAGGCGTCGAAAACTGATTGCACTATTTGCAGTAACGATGCTTGTGGAGGCCACGGCAAATGTAAATTCGATGAAAATGATAAGATTTCTTGCGATTGTGACGCACTATATGGTGGAACATACTGCCAAACATATACATGGTATATCGTTGTCACGGTGGGAGTACCTGCATCATTAGCTGCAATTTATATAGGGTTACATCATGTCAAACGTCTTTATAAATTACAACAGTCAAAGGCGATTAAATATCAAAGGATAACAGATAGTTTCGAAAAAGCTTCCTGTAGTATCAATCTTGATAAAGAAATAAAACTCGAAGGCACAATTGGTAAGGGAGGATACGGAATCGTAAAGAGAGGTAAGTATCGACACCATGCTGACGTTGCTGTGAAAATGTTGAAACCTGAAGATGAAGATATGAAAGAAGTTGTTTTAAGTTTCAAAAATTCGTTGAAGAAAGAACTGGAGTGCCTACGAAACCTTCACCATCTCAATATCGCTAAATTCTATGGTGCCGGACACGATGAAAGGACTGAAAGTATTTTTCTTGTCACAGAACTTGTTCAGCCAGGCAGCTTGCACGACGTTCTTCATGAACTTGGAAATGATGGACATGTACAACGAGAATTTTTTGTTCCTCTTACAGATCGAGTTAAGGTAAACTTTTGTATGGGCATTTGTTCAGCGTTGAAATACTTACGTGATGAGAAACTCTACATACATTGGGACCTAAATCCAAATAACGTTTTAGTCTCCATCGACGGAGAAATAAAGCTCATCGACTTTGGGGTTTCCAAAAACATCGGAGAAAAACCTATCATTTCGCAACTGACAAAGGCACACAGAAACGAAGCTATATATAAGGAAAGAAGGACGGCGCATATTACACAAGACGAGGCAACACCATTAGTGTCAAGTACATCGTTTAGAAAACGAACGAAAAACTGCTACTTAGCACCAGAATTTTTTCGAAAAAATTTTACTATTCAATCAGATATCTACAG CTTTGCAATTCTGTGTTGGGAGATTATAACTCGTAGGCACCCAAGTCAGCACTTTACAGAAGAAGTCGACTGGTATTCTACAAACGAATGGAATTCTGGAAAAGCAAACAACGTGGCCAAACTCTGTCGCGAAGATAATCCATCAAGACCCAACCTGGACCTTATCAGAGGACAGAATTACGACTCCAACCAAAACAGCCAGTTCGAGGAGAAGATGCGGGAAATAATAACGGCTTGTTGGAGAAGCAAACCGTCGAGTCGTTGGAGTTACATTACAATTAGTGAAAGACTGGTAGACCTTGAACAATTCTGTCCAGACACTCAAGATGACGAGAAACGTAACTTCGAAAGCCAATTACAACGGCTAAGTGAAATCCTGCAACTGAAGACTGAAAAGAAAATTCCCGAAGCCACTACAACATGCTAG
- the LOC134184673 gene encoding intraflagellar transport protein 172 homolog has translation MGRPFGVSEAVGQGYRAFHRSRAIDAAIQSKQWKKAVQIVETQEDSVAVRYFRQIGQHFALNKKYQMWDKFDAEKYFVKAGTPKDAVDMYIAINMWEQAHKLAVTCMKAEDVATLYISQAQHMESEGKYREAERLYVIVNEPDLAITMYKKIKQHDNMIRLVGIHHNELLADTHLHLAKAESEFIKANKPKEAVLMYVHSQDWSSAQRVAEEYDPSSVADVLVGQARVAFEQKDYQAAESFLLRAHRPELAVKFYKEATMWTDAIRVAREYVPNKLLFVLTTNQLMFLLLREGFVYSKGIKSKDDLLSPAKTWEQSGDYHQAIDAYLKITVQQDSDYDFLVNCWEKAVELAMKFVPERTNVVVGTVCERLVAIEHFEQAADLYLGVEMVKEALDFLIQGGLWDQAKRTAAQMAPQYAEYVSKKYKEYLSNKGGVDAAATHVIFTLIALLLVGEDAIAGLDILAHQGQWDQCIAMAQKQGSSVLNKYVAMYATHCIKSEKPIEALQLFSKYGAPPSPQNFNIYKRLALDLFCLTSAPYKVWADFRDMLLTLTESVAETPSADTAVAQELEEYLLIAHYYAVRSACHGKKSLEQISVKLTISLLRHSDVVPVDKAFYEAGIAAKTGGQDNMAFVFLNRFLDLCDAIEEGSLDSMDNSDLMDTDIPFEVPLPEKHFISEDKREEIKEWVLAVSVDQQIEQSLTVDERDTYEAALVDSHTKVRSLSCVISGYPVLRSKIEFRRRERAASKEDWNKFVMSSKAPNSSECQDVLRFLGRWCGAPQNPSYSFQ, from the exons ATGGGGAGACCATTTGGTGTCTCAGAAGCAGTGGGACAAGGCTATAGAGCATTTCATAGAAGCAGG GCTATAGATGCAGCTATTCAGTCTAAACAGTGGAAGAAGGCTGTACAGATTGTTGAGACGCAGGAAGATTCAGTTGCAGTTAG ATATTTTCGGCAAATTGGACAACATTTTGCATTAAACAAGAAGTACCAGATGTGGGataagttt GATGCAGAAAAATATTTTGTGAAAGCAGGCACACCGAAAGATGCAGTGGACATGTACATTGCAATTAATATGTGGGAACAAGCACACAAG CTTGCTGTTACTTGCATGAAAGCAGAAGATGTTGCCACATTGTACATCTCACAAGCACAACACATGGAATCAGAAGGCAAATACAGAGAGGCTGAAAG GCTTTATGTCATTGTCAATGAGCCTGATTTGGCAATAACTATGTACAAGAAAATTAAGCAG CATGACAATATGATCAGACTCGTAGGCATACATCACAACGAACTTCTGGCAGACACACATCTTCACCTGGCAAAG GCTGAGTCTGAGTTTattaaagcaaacaaacctaAAGAAGCTGTTTTgat GTATGTTCATAGTCAAGACTGGAGCAGTGCACAAAGAGTGGCTGAAGAGTACGATCCTTCCAGTGTGGCAGATGTGCTTGTTGGACAG GCTAGAGTGGCATTTGAACAAAAGGATTACCAAGCAGCCGAGTCTTTTCTACTACGAGCTCACAGACCAGAACTAGCAGTGAAATTTTATAAG GAAGCTACTATGTGGACGGATGCTATTAGAGTAGCAAGAGAATACGTTCCAAACAAGTTGCTATTTGTGTTAAcaactaatcaattaatgtTTCTCTTGCTACGTGAAGGCTTTGTGTA CTCGAAGGGAATCAA AAGCAAGGATGACTTACTATCACCAGCCAAGACATGGGAACAGAGTGGTGATTATCATCAAGCAATTGATGCCTATCTGAAGATTACCGTACAGCAAGATTCAGACTATGACTTTTTAGTCAACTGCTGGGAAAAG GCTGTGGAACTTGCTATGAAATTTGTTCCTGAGCGCACAAATGTTGTGGTTGGGACAGTTTGTGAGAGGCTGGTGGCTATAGAACATTTTGAACAG GCTGCTGACTTGTACCTTGGAGTGGAAATGGTGAAAGAAGCATTGGATTTTCTTATACAAGGTGGTCTGTGGGATCAAGCAAAGCGTACTGCTGCTCAGATGGCACCACA ATATGCAGAGTATGTGTCAAAGAAGTACAAGGAATATCTCTCTAACAAAGGAGGAGTTGATGCTGCAGCAACG CATGTGATTTTTACACTTATTGCTTTGCTGTTGGTTGGTGAGGATGCTATTGCAGGTCTGGACATCCTGGCTCATCAAGGTCAGTGGGATCAGTGCATCGCAATGGCTCAAAAGCAG GGCTCTAGTGTACTGAACAAGTATGTGGCTATGTATGCCACCCATTGCATCAAGTCCGAAAAACCAATTGAAGCTCTTCAGTTGTTTTCAAAGTACGGTGCTCCTCCATCTCCACAG AATTTCAATATATACAAGCGACTAGCTCTTGATCTCTTTTGTCTGACATCTGCACCTTACAAAGTGTGGGCTGATTTCAGGGATATGCTGTTGACTCTG ACCGAGTCTGTTGCTGAAACACCTTCTGCCGACACGGCTGTTGCTCAAGAACTTGAAGAGTATCTTTTGATTGCACATTATTATGCTGTTCGGTCAGCATGCCATGGGAAAAAGTCATTG GAGCAGATTTCTGTGAAGCTGACTATCTCTCTTCTTCGTCATTCAGACGTTGTTCCTGTGGATAAGGCATTTTATGAAGCAGGGATAGCAGCAAAG ACTGGCGGTCAAGATAATATGGCATTTGTATTTCTCAATCGTTTTCTTGATCTGTGTGAT GCGATTGAAGAGGGGAGCTTGGATTCTATGGATAACAGTGATCTTATGGACACAGACATACCATTTGAAGTTCCTCTTCCTGAGAAACATTTCATATCA GAGGACAAACGAGAAGAAATTAAGGAATGGGTGTTAGCAGTATCCGTTGATCAGCAG ATCGAACAGTCTCTGACAGTGGATGAGAGGGACACGTATGAGGCAGCACTTGTTGATTCTCACACTAAAGTTCGATCTCTTTCTTGCGTTATATCTG GCTATCCTGTACTTCGTAGCAAGATTGAGTTTAGAAGACGTGAACGAGCTGCTTCAAAAGAGGATTGGAATAAGTTTGTCATGTCTTCCAAG GCACCGAATAGCAGTGAATGCCAAGATGTGCTCAGATTCTTAGGACGTTGGTGTGGAGCACCACAAAACCCATCTTATTCGTTTCAGTAA